In Streptomyces sp. NBC_00433, a single genomic region encodes these proteins:
- the ppk2 gene encoding polyphosphate kinase 2 yields the protein MRVDYTDQDDPVLVRPDGSVVDTWRENYPYDARMERPEYEVHKRLQQIELLKLQSWVKETGQRIVILFEGRDAAGKGGTIKRFIEHLNPRGARVVALEKPTERESGQWYFQRYVAHLPTAGEIVLFDRSWYNRAGVERVMGFCSDDEYHRFMRQAPGFERMLVDDGIALVKFWFSVSRDEQRTRFTIRQVDPVRQWKLSPMDLASLDRWEDYTKAKVAMFQDTDTEYAPWTVVKSNDKKRARVEAMRSVLARFDYTDRDDEVVGTPDPLIIGAAANLLEAGEDAAAHSRLPGTDGEAADG from the coding sequence ATGCGTGTCGACTACACCGACCAGGACGACCCGGTCCTGGTGCGCCCCGACGGCAGCGTCGTGGACACCTGGCGGGAGAACTACCCGTACGACGCCAGGATGGAGCGCCCCGAATACGAGGTGCACAAGCGGCTGCAGCAGATCGAGCTGCTCAAGCTGCAGAGCTGGGTCAAGGAGACCGGGCAGCGCATCGTCATACTCTTCGAGGGCCGGGACGCCGCGGGCAAGGGCGGCACCATCAAGCGCTTCATCGAGCACCTCAACCCGCGCGGCGCCCGGGTGGTCGCGCTGGAGAAGCCCACCGAGCGGGAGAGCGGGCAGTGGTATTTCCAGCGCTACGTCGCCCATCTGCCGACCGCCGGTGAGATCGTGCTCTTCGACCGGTCCTGGTACAACCGGGCGGGCGTCGAGCGGGTCATGGGCTTCTGCAGCGACGACGAATACCACCGCTTCATGCGGCAGGCGCCCGGCTTCGAGCGGATGCTCGTCGACGACGGCATCGCCCTGGTCAAGTTCTGGTTCTCCGTCTCGCGCGACGAGCAGCGCACCCGCTTCACCATCCGGCAGGTCGACCCGGTGCGGCAGTGGAAGCTCAGCCCGATGGACCTCGCCTCGCTCGACCGGTGGGAGGACTACACCAAGGCGAAGGTCGCGATGTTCCAGGACACCGACACCGAATACGCGCCCTGGACGGTGGTCAAGAGCAACGACAAGAAGCGCGCCAGGGTCGAGGCGATGCGCAGCGTCCTGGCCCGCTTCGACTACACCGACCGCGACGACGAGGTGGTCGGCACCCCCGACCCGCTGATCATCGGAGCGGCCGCCAACCTGCTGGAGGCCGGTGAGGACGCGGCGGCGCACTCCCGGCTGCCGGGCACCGACGGGGAAGCGGCGGATGGGTGA